In Alphaproteobacteria bacterium, one DNA window encodes the following:
- a CDS encoding TRAP transporter substrate-binding protein yields the protein MRMQTAFDPGLSVLGEGARHFVDSVKASSNGALSFKIVEAGGRVPSAKLLEAVVDGELDAAFTWTGHAAAKVPALNLFASVPFGPSAEEYIGWMFDGGGEALHRELYGRLGVHAMMCGVMGPEAGGWFRNEITAVADLKGLRLRFTGLAAEVLERFGADIVGVPTGEVYHKLQSGKLDGAEFSMPSVDRALGLEKLGMLYYFPGWHQPASLIDFYMRKDRWGALGREQRAQIELACRSTVLFTMARAPAEQAKALAYFRKQGISLRFWAPSTLESFRETSADVMREHAERDTDFRRVWEHMRQYLDGPRAWQRLSRP from the coding sequence ATGCGGATGCAGACCGCCTTCGACCCGGGGCTCTCGGTGCTGGGCGAGGGCGCGCGGCACTTCGTCGACTCGGTCAAGGCGTCGTCCAACGGCGCGCTGAGCTTCAAGATCGTCGAGGCCGGCGGTCGCGTGCCCAGCGCCAAGCTCCTCGAGGCGGTGGTCGACGGCGAGCTCGACGCGGCATTCACCTGGACCGGCCATGCCGCGGCCAAGGTCCCGGCGCTCAATCTCTTCGCTTCGGTGCCCTTCGGACCCAGTGCGGAGGAGTATATCGGCTGGATGTTCGACGGCGGCGGCGAGGCGCTGCACCGCGAGCTCTACGGGCGGCTTGGCGTGCACGCCATGATGTGTGGTGTCATGGGGCCGGAGGCGGGCGGCTGGTTCCGCAACGAGATCACCGCCGTTGCCGACCTCAAGGGGTTGCGCCTGCGCTTCACCGGCCTCGCCGCCGAGGTGCTGGAGCGCTTCGGCGCTGATATCGTCGGCGTGCCGACGGGCGAGGTCTATCACAAGCTGCAGTCGGGCAAGCTCGACGGTGCGGAATTCTCGATGCCCTCGGTCGACCGCGCGCTGGGCCTCGAGAAGCTCGGCATGCTCTACTACTTCCCCGGCTGGCATCAGCCGGCCTCGCTGATCGACTTCTACATGCGCAAGGACAGATGGGGCGCGCTGGGTCGCGAACAGCGCGCGCAGATCGAGCTGGCCTGCCGGTCGACGGTGCTGTTCACCATGGCGCGCGCGCCGGCCGAGCAGGCCAAGGCACTGGCCTATTTCCGCAAGCAGGGCATCTCGCTGCGCTTCTGGGCGCCCTCGACCCTGGAATCGTTCCGCGAAACCTCAGCCGACGTCATGCGCGAGCACGCCGAGAGGGACACCGATTTCCGCCGCGTCTGGGAGCACATGCGCCAGTACCTCGACGGCCCGCGCGCCTGGCAGCGCCTGTCGCGGCCATAG
- a CDS encoding acyl-CoA dehydrogenase family protein, with protein MILTETQSLIRDTARQFAQERIAPFARQWEAEGAIPRDVLSEMGRLGFMGMTVPERWGGAGADTVSYVLALEEIAAADGAVSTVMSVNNSPDCAALMGYASDAQKERWLKPLAKGEMLGAFCLTEPQAGSDASNLRTKAIRRGDHYVLDGVKQFITSGRTADMALVFAVTDAAANKRGISCFIVPTKTKGYRVASVEKKLGQRASDTCQIAFEGCEVPAGNLLGDEGEGYRIALANLEAGRLGIAAQSVGMARAAFEAARAYAGERRAFGTAIVNHQAVQFRLADMATQIAAARQLLHHAAALRDAGVPCLTEAAMAKLFASEMAETVCSAAIQVHGGYGYVQDYIVEKIWRDVRVAQIYEGTSDVQRLLIGRALPSI; from the coding sequence ATGATTCTTACCGAGACCCAGAGCCTGATCCGCGACACGGCGCGGCAATTCGCGCAGGAGCGCATCGCACCCTTCGCGCGGCAATGGGAGGCCGAGGGCGCCATTCCGCGCGACGTGCTGAGCGAGATGGGCCGCCTGGGCTTCATGGGCATGACCGTGCCGGAGCGCTGGGGCGGCGCCGGTGCCGACACCGTGTCCTACGTGCTGGCGCTGGAGGAGATCGCCGCCGCCGACGGCGCCGTCTCGACGGTCATGAGCGTCAACAACTCGCCGGACTGCGCGGCGCTGATGGGCTACGCCAGCGACGCGCAGAAGGAACGCTGGCTGAAGCCGCTGGCGAAGGGCGAGATGCTGGGCGCCTTCTGCCTCACCGAGCCGCAGGCGGGCTCCGACGCTTCGAACCTGCGGACAAAGGCGATACGGCGCGGCGACCATTACGTGCTCGACGGCGTGAAGCAGTTCATCACCTCGGGCCGCACTGCCGACATGGCGCTGGTTTTTGCCGTCACCGATGCCGCGGCCAACAAGCGCGGCATCTCCTGCTTCATCGTGCCGACCAAGACCAAGGGCTACCGCGTCGCGTCGGTGGAGAAGAAGCTGGGGCAGCGCGCGTCGGATACCTGCCAGATCGCCTTCGAAGGCTGCGAGGTCCCGGCCGGGAACCTGCTGGGCGACGAGGGCGAGGGCTATCGCATCGCGCTGGCCAATCTGGAAGCCGGCCGCCTGGGCATCGCCGCGCAATCCGTCGGCATGGCGCGCGCCGCCTTCGAGGCGGCACGCGCCTATGCCGGCGAGCGACGCGCCTTCGGCACTGCCATCGTCAACCACCAGGCGGTGCAGTTTCGGCTCGCCGACATGGCGACGCAGATCGCCGCGGCGCGCCAGCTGCTGCACCACGCCGCCGCCCTGCGCGACGCCGGCGTGCCCTGCCTTACCGAAGCCGCAATGGCCAAGCTCTTCGCCTCGGAAATGGCGGAGACGGTGTGCTCGGCGGCGATCCAGGTCCATGGCGGCTACGGCTACGTCCAGGACTACATCGTCGAGAAGATCTGGCGCGACGTGCGTGTGGCGCAGATCTACGAAGGTACCAGCGACGTCCAGCGGCTGCTGATCGGTCGCGCGCTGCCTTCCATCTGA
- a CDS encoding transglycosylase SLT domain-containing protein yields the protein MNARLNARVLIAASLLALPAHAQNDGGVTVYRGAPQRDGGASPQAPGAVPPGGPRVITTQPAAGEPPQGGAIPGGPLKPAGPTTTMAPRNADAVAQLVGQARPLPAETAAGFAAILKALDETRLTDAREHARAMGNALIVKYVEWAILRHPRSTDGFAAAAAFLRANPDWPDDAPIRRQAEDRLDGDTPPAEIVAFFKDFPPLTSAGHMRRIEAIEAAAPKEIANVARESWHNATFRQQDEAAFLAHYGAHLRPSDHFARFDRLMREGRDKVARELLPRLSPPDMAVAEARLAMATRAPEVTAMLRVVPADRQVDHRLMFERLRWLRRTNDQAGARQLLLTLNPSVQQDEDWWVERQYHVRESLQAGRAAEAYKLAVGHGLKRGAGFAEAEFLAGWIALRWLKRPDDALRHFKTLDDGVSTPISKSRAAYWLGRAHEAKKRPLEAAGAYERAAQHGQTYYGQLAAKRLPNRAPLMPSDPEATPAERDGIEKREIVTLARWLAQVGEDERARPFLLRVGRIAQSAGELALSAAFAIEAGRPDVAVSISRRAVESGVALYEAAYPVVDLGNAGSIERALVLGLTRQESGFQTGVSSSAGALGLMQLMPGTARAMAAKTRQPFDVARLTSDPAYNVSLGAQYLADMLERFGGSYELALSAYNAGPNRTARWLESIGDPRNGAIDMVDWIELIPFRETRNYVQRVMEAVVVYRDRLNGPFRAVAAPRR from the coding sequence ATGAATGCACGACTGAACGCGCGTGTGCTGATTGCGGCCAGCCTGCTGGCTTTGCCGGCGCACGCGCAGAACGATGGCGGCGTCACGGTCTACCGTGGCGCCCCCCAGCGCGACGGCGGCGCAAGCCCGCAGGCACCCGGCGCGGTGCCGCCTGGCGGACCCCGCGTCATCACCACCCAGCCTGCTGCGGGCGAGCCGCCGCAGGGCGGAGCGATTCCCGGCGGTCCGCTAAAGCCTGCCGGACCCACGACGACGATGGCGCCGCGCAACGCCGACGCCGTGGCGCAGCTGGTGGGTCAGGCGCGGCCGTTGCCGGCGGAGACCGCCGCCGGCTTCGCCGCGATCCTCAAAGCGCTCGACGAGACGCGGCTGACCGACGCGCGCGAGCACGCGCGCGCGATGGGCAACGCGCTGATCGTGAAGTACGTCGAATGGGCGATCCTGCGCCATCCGCGCAGCACCGACGGCTTCGCCGCGGCCGCCGCCTTCCTGCGCGCCAACCCGGACTGGCCCGACGATGCGCCGATCCGCCGCCAGGCCGAGGACCGGCTCGACGGCGACACGCCGCCGGCCGAGATCGTGGCGTTCTTCAAGGATTTCCCGCCGCTGACCAGCGCTGGCCACATGCGGCGCATCGAAGCCATCGAGGCCGCGGCGCCGAAGGAAATCGCCAACGTGGCGCGCGAGAGCTGGCACAACGCCACCTTCCGCCAGCAGGACGAGGCCGCATTCCTGGCCCACTATGGCGCGCATCTGCGGCCATCGGACCATTTCGCGCGCTTCGACCGGCTGATGCGCGAGGGCCGCGACAAGGTGGCGCGCGAGCTGCTGCCGCGCCTGTCGCCGCCCGACATGGCGGTCGCCGAGGCCCGCCTGGCGATGGCCACGCGTGCGCCCGAGGTGACGGCCATGCTGCGCGTCGTGCCCGCCGACCGCCAGGTCGACCACCGTCTGATGTTCGAGCGCCTGCGCTGGCTGCGCCGGACCAACGATCAGGCCGGCGCGCGGCAATTGCTGCTGACCCTCAATCCCTCGGTGCAGCAGGACGAGGATTGGTGGGTCGAGCGCCAATATCATGTGCGCGAGTCGCTGCAGGCCGGCCGCGCCGCGGAGGCCTACAAGCTCGCCGTCGGCCATGGCCTCAAGCGCGGCGCGGGCTTCGCCGAGGCCGAGTTCCTCGCCGGCTGGATCGCGCTGCGCTGGCTGAAGCGGCCCGACGACGCGCTCAGGCACTTCAAGACGCTCGACGACGGCGTCTCGACGCCGATCTCCAAGAGCCGGGCCGCTTACTGGCTGGGTCGCGCGCACGAGGCGAAGAAGCGCCCGCTCGAGGCCGCCGGCGCCTACGAGCGCGCGGCGCAGCATGGCCAGACCTATTACGGCCAGCTGGCGGCCAAGCGGCTGCCCAATCGCGCCCCCCTGATGCCGAGCGATCCCGAGGCCACGCCGGCCGAGCGCGACGGCATCGAGAAGCGCGAGATCGTCACGCTCGCGCGCTGGCTGGCGCAGGTCGGCGAGGACGAGCGCGCGCGTCCCTTCCTGCTGCGCGTCGGGCGCATCGCCCAGAGCGCCGGCGAGCTGGCGCTGAGCGCGGCCTTCGCCATCGAAGCGGGCCGGCCCGACGTCGCCGTGTCGATCTCGCGCCGCGCGGTCGAAAGCGGCGTGGCGCTATACGAGGCAGCCTATCCGGTGGTCGATCTGGGCAATGCCGGCTCGATCGAACGCGCGCTGGTGCTGGGCCTGACGCGGCAGGAGAGCGGCTTCCAGACCGGCGTGTCGTCCTCGGCCGGGGCGCTGGGACTGATGCAGCTGATGCCTGGCACGGCGCGCGCCATGGCAGCCAAGACCAGGCAGCCCTTCGATGTCGCCCGCCTGACCAGCGATCCCGCCTACAACGTGTCGCTCGGCGCGCAGTATCTCGCCGACATGCTGGAGAGATTCGGCGGCTCCTACGAGCTGGCGCTGTCGGCCTACAACGCCGGACCCAATCGCACGGCGCGCTGGCTCGAGAGCATCGGCGATCCACGCAACGGCGCCATCGACATGGTCGACTGGATCGAGCTGATCCCGTTCCGCGAGACGCGCAACTATGTGCAGCGCGTGATGGAGGCGGTGGTGGTCTATCGCGATCGGCTCAACGGTCCCTTCCGGGCGGTGGCGGCGCCAAGGCGATGA
- a CDS encoding HAMP domain-containing histidine kinase, with the protein MNATRTISISKRLLRNFLLLAGLSVVGLTVLYVYWLWDARDVFADDELGDIATIAVRDARRLADGTVELKHSDRTIRELDDVDGLRIFVMDPRTGRTVKDSPVGTGALLPIAPSTAWRLPYMVVDAPPGAAIGRRYQLALVTRDVRGVGPLRVAVMRPEPRHDDIGHWILTSVFPEVLPVIAPIFVIIMAIALWTVRSALRPVTRAADQANLIDASRPETRLETAVPAEIRPLVDAVNKAFDRLALGFAEQRRFTANAAHELRTPLAVLRARLDALEDRGMADAIRADVERMSRIIDQLLAVSRLDSRLPITKDPVDLAEVASDVVARLAPLAVAAGKQLSLQAPDRPVRVVGNAEMLAAAARNLVENALRYTPRGQSVNVVIEGEADNVRLEVHDAGPGVTADTQQHIFERFWRGHDRGGGAGLGLAIVHEVAVQHGGRVEVARSAMGGALFRLTLPPMDVQAAA; encoded by the coding sequence TTGAACGCGACGCGGACGATCTCGATCAGCAAGCGACTGCTCAGGAACTTCCTGTTGCTCGCGGGACTGTCGGTCGTCGGCCTCACGGTGCTCTATGTCTATTGGCTGTGGGACGCGCGCGACGTCTTCGCGGACGACGAGCTGGGCGACATCGCCACCATCGCCGTGCGCGATGCGCGTCGGTTGGCCGATGGCACCGTCGAGCTCAAGCACAGCGATCGCACGATACGCGAACTCGACGACGTGGACGGATTGCGGATCTTCGTGATGGATCCGCGGACCGGCCGCACGGTGAAGGACTCGCCGGTCGGCACGGGCGCTTTGCTGCCGATTGCCCCCTCGACCGCCTGGCGCCTGCCCTACATGGTCGTCGACGCGCCGCCAGGCGCGGCGATCGGCAGGCGCTACCAGCTCGCGCTGGTAACGCGCGACGTGCGGGGCGTCGGCCCGCTGCGGGTGGCGGTGATGCGCCCCGAGCCCCGACACGACGATATCGGCCACTGGATTCTCACCTCGGTGTTCCCCGAGGTGCTGCCGGTGATCGCACCGATCTTCGTGATCATCATGGCGATTGCGCTGTGGACCGTGCGCAGCGCGCTGCGGCCGGTGACGCGCGCCGCCGACCAGGCCAACCTGATCGACGCCTCAAGGCCCGAGACGCGGCTGGAGACCGCCGTGCCGGCCGAGATCCGCCCGCTGGTCGATGCCGTCAACAAGGCCTTCGATCGCCTGGCACTGGGTTTCGCCGAGCAGCGCCGCTTCACCGCCAACGCCGCCCATGAGCTGCGCACGCCGCTGGCGGTGCTGCGGGCGCGGCTTGACGCCCTGGAAGACCGCGGCATGGCCGACGCCATCCGCGCCGATGTCGAGCGCATGAGCCGAATCATCGACCAGCTGCTGGCGGTGTCACGGCTCGATTCGCGCCTGCCGATCACCAAGGACCCGGTCGATCTCGCGGAGGTCGCCAGCGACGTGGTGGCGCGTCTGGCGCCCCTGGCCGTTGCCGCGGGCAAGCAGCTTTCGCTGCAGGCGCCCGACAGGCCGGTGCGCGTGGTCGGCAACGCCGAGATGCTGGCCGCCGCGGCGCGCAACCTGGTCGAGAACGCGCTGCGCTACACGCCGCGCGGCCAGTCGGTGAACGTCGTCATCGAAGGCGAGGCCGACAACGTGCGGCTGGAGGTGCACGACGCCGGGCCGGGCGTGACCGCCGACACCCAGCAGCACATCTTCGAGCGCTTCTGGCGCGGCCATGATCGCGGCGGCGGCGCCGGCCTGGGGCTGGCGATCGTGCACGAGGTCGCGGTCCAGCACGGCGGCAGGGTCGAGGTCGCGCGCAGCGCCATGGGCGGCGCGCTCTTCCGTCTCACCCTGCCGCCGATGGACGTGCAGGCGGCAGCGTAG
- the smpB gene encoding SsrA-binding protein SmpB produces MARPARPEDRMAAQNRKALHNYFIEERLEAGIQLTGTEVKSLRGGRSQIVESYAAVQKGDLYLVNAYIPEYLQGNRNNHEPRRPRRLLLHRRQISRLIGAIQREGYTVVPLSVYFNARGLAKVELGLAKGKKEHDKRATAAKRDWQRQKQRLLRAR; encoded by the coding sequence ATGGCACGCCCCGCCCGTCCCGAAGACCGCATGGCCGCGCAGAACCGCAAGGCCCTGCACAACTACTTCATCGAGGAGCGCCTCGAGGCCGGCATCCAGCTCACCGGCACCGAGGTCAAGTCGCTGCGCGGCGGTCGCAGCCAGATCGTTGAGTCCTATGCGGCTGTGCAGAAGGGCGACCTCTACCTGGTCAACGCCTACATCCCCGAGTACTTGCAAGGCAATCGCAACAACCACGAGCCGCGCCGGCCACGCCGCCTGCTGCTGCATCGCCGGCAGATCAGCCGGCTGATCGGTGCCATCCAGCGCGAGGGTTACACGGTGGTGCCGCTGTCGGTGTACTTCAACGCGCGCGGCCTGGCGAAGGTCGAGCTCGGCCTGGCCAAGGGCAAGAAGGAGCACGACAAGCGCGCCACCGCGGCCAAGCGCGACTGGCAGCGTCAGAAGCAGCGGCTCCTGAGGGCGCGATGA
- a CDS encoding threonine/serine dehydratase: protein MDHPSPVYADVEAAARRLAGAAIRTPLLENPRVNDRLGGRLLIKAEPLQRTGSFKFRGAYNFIAQLSQQQRQAGVVAWSSGNHAQGVAEAARILGTPATIVMPSDAPAIKVANTRASGATIVSYDRIRDDREAIARDLATREGRTPIPPYDHPWIIAGQGTAGIEAVEQARELGVTLDAIIAPCSGGGLSSGVATAVKHLSPTSECYAGEPAGFDDLARSLAAGQIRRNDRLVGSFCDALLAPEPGRITFAIARRLLSGSLVASDEEVCEAMELAFREFKLVVEPGGAVGLAAVLTGRLPVRGRAVCVVCSGGNVDAETFREALATALRRAA from the coding sequence ATGGATCATCCCTCGCCCGTCTATGCCGATGTCGAAGCCGCCGCGCGCCGCCTCGCCGGCGCCGCGATCCGCACGCCGCTGCTGGAGAACCCCCGCGTCAACGACCGGCTGGGCGGCCGACTGCTGATCAAGGCCGAGCCGCTTCAGCGCACCGGCTCGTTCAAGTTCCGCGGCGCCTACAATTTCATCGCCCAGCTGTCGCAGCAGCAGCGCCAGGCCGGCGTCGTCGCCTGGTCGTCGGGCAATCACGCCCAGGGCGTCGCCGAGGCGGCACGCATCCTGGGCACGCCGGCGACCATCGTGATGCCGAGCGACGCGCCGGCGATCAAGGTCGCCAACACCAGGGCGAGCGGCGCCACGATCGTCAGCTACGACCGCATCAGGGACGACCGCGAGGCAATCGCGCGCGATCTCGCGACGCGCGAGGGCCGCACGCCGATCCCGCCCTACGACCATCCCTGGATCATCGCCGGCCAAGGGACCGCCGGCATCGAGGCGGTCGAGCAGGCGCGTGAGCTCGGCGTGACGCTCGACGCCATCATCGCGCCATGCAGCGGCGGCGGCCTGTCGAGCGGCGTCGCCACCGCGGTGAAGCATCTCAGCCCGACGAGCGAATGCTATGCCGGCGAGCCGGCCGGCTTCGACGATCTCGCCCGCTCGCTCGCCGCCGGCCAGATCAGGCGCAACGACAGGCTCGTGGGCTCGTTCTGCGACGCGCTGCTGGCGCCGGAGCCGGGCCGGATCACCTTTGCGATCGCCCGGCGCCTGCTGTCGGGCAGCCTTGTGGCCAGCGACGAGGAGGTGTGCGAGGCGATGGAGCTGGCTTTCCGCGAGTTCAAGCTGGTGGTCGAGCCGGGCGGCGCCGTCGGCTTGGCCGCGGTGCTGACGGGCCGCCTGCCGGTGCGCGGCCGCGCGGTCTGCGTCGTGTGCTCGGGCGGCAACGTCGACGCCGAGACCTTCCGCGAGGCACTGGCGACGGCGCTCAGGCGCGCGGCGTGA
- the dapA gene encoding 4-hydroxy-tetrahydrodipicolinate synthase, which translates to MFSGSLVALITPFKGGKVDEKGFENFVKWQIEEGTDGLVPCGTTGESPTLDYDEHKRVIDICVQTAKGTGVPVIAGTGSNSTAEAIELTRHAKKVGAEAAMLVVPYYNKPTQEGLYQHFKTVAEAVDIPIVLYNVPPRTGGDMQVDTVIRLSKVKGIVGIKDASYDMARPTLTRIKTGKEFCQLSGEDASALGFLVQSGDGCISVTANVAPRLLGQMHDAWKAREIEKAIEINERLMPLHKALFVETSPAPVKYGAELLGKCSAELRLPLVECGENTKKQVRDAMVFAGLLN; encoded by the coding sequence ATGTTCAGCGGTTCGCTTGTCGCGCTCATCACCCCGTTCAAGGGCGGCAAGGTCGATGAGAAAGGCTTCGAGAACTTCGTCAAATGGCAGATCGAGGAGGGCACGGACGGCCTGGTGCCGTGCGGCACCACCGGCGAGTCGCCGACGCTCGACTACGACGAGCACAAGCGGGTGATCGACATCTGCGTGCAGACGGCCAAGGGCACCGGCGTGCCGGTCATCGCCGGCACCGGCTCGAACTCCACGGCCGAGGCGATCGAGCTCACCCGACATGCCAAGAAGGTCGGCGCCGAGGCCGCCATGCTGGTCGTGCCGTACTACAACAAGCCGACCCAGGAGGGGCTGTACCAGCACTTCAAGACGGTGGCCGAGGCGGTCGACATCCCGATCGTCCTCTACAACGTGCCACCGCGCACCGGCGGCGACATGCAGGTCGACACGGTGATCCGCCTGTCCAAGGTCAAGGGCATCGTCGGCATCAAGGACGCCAGCTACGACATGGCGCGCCCGACGCTCACCCGCATCAAGACCGGCAAGGAATTCTGCCAGCTCTCGGGCGAGGACGCGAGCGCGCTGGGCTTCCTGGTGCAGAGCGGCGACGGCTGTATCTCGGTGACCGCCAACGTGGCGCCGCGCCTGCTCGGGCAGATGCACGACGCCTGGAAGGCGCGCGAGATCGAGAAGGCGATCGAGATCAACGAGCGGCTGATGCCGCTGCACAAGGCGCTGTTCGTCGAGACCAGCCCGGCGCCGGTGAAGTACGGCGCCGAGCTGCTGGGCAAGTGCTCGGCCGAGCTGCGCCTGCCGCTGGTGGAATGCGGCGAGAACACCAAGAAACAGGTGCGTGACGCCATGGTGTTCGCCGGCCTGCTGAACTAG
- a CDS encoding CBS domain-containing protein, giving the protein MFVSDILAHKGDRVISVAPDDSLAAAVATLAARRIGAVLVLDAGEAIVGILSERDVLHAMARDGAMALSRKVSEVMTGTVVTCDPDASIELVMEIMTERRFRHLPVLRQGRLCGMISIGDVVRLRLEEQRREADALREYITAA; this is encoded by the coding sequence ATGTTCGTGTCCGACATCCTCGCACACAAGGGGGACCGCGTGATCTCGGTCGCGCCCGACGACAGCCTTGCGGCCGCCGTCGCCACGCTGGCGGCGCGCCGCATCGGCGCCGTGCTTGTGCTCGACGCCGGTGAAGCGATCGTCGGCATCCTGTCAGAGCGCGACGTGCTGCACGCCATGGCGCGCGATGGCGCGATGGCGCTCAGCCGCAAGGTTTCCGAGGTAATGACCGGAACGGTCGTCACATGCGACCCCGACGCCTCGATCGAGCTCGTCATGGAGATCATGACCGAGCGGCGGTTCCGCCACCTGCCGGTGCTTCGTCAGGGCCGGTTGTGCGGCATGATCTCGATCGGCGACGTCGTGCGGCTGCGGCTCGAGGAGCAGCGTCGCGAGGCCGACGCGCTGCGCGAATACATTACTGCCGCCTGA
- a CDS encoding haloacid dehalogenase type II, producing the protein MKNIKVCVFDAYGTLFDFNSAVARHRGEIGPQADRLAQMWREKQIGYTWVRSLMGKYAPFWQVTGEALSHCLQACDLPREGALHEKLLQAYLVLDPFPEIRSTLDALRAAEMPLAILSNGNPEMLEAVVRNTGLADCFNALLSVDAVKVFKPDPRVYRLVTEHFAVAAADVCFLSSNGWDAHGAASFGFRTLWVNRAGAAPEGLPGTPAGELRSLAELPTLVLP; encoded by the coding sequence ATGAAGAACATCAAGGTCTGCGTCTTCGACGCCTACGGCACGCTGTTCGATTTCAACTCGGCGGTGGCGCGTCATCGCGGCGAGATCGGCCCGCAGGCCGATCGCCTGGCGCAGATGTGGCGCGAGAAGCAGATCGGCTACACCTGGGTACGCAGCCTGATGGGAAAGTACGCGCCGTTCTGGCAGGTCACCGGCGAGGCGCTGTCCCACTGCCTGCAGGCCTGCGACCTGCCGCGCGAGGGCGCCCTGCACGAGAAGCTGCTGCAGGCCTATCTCGTCCTCGATCCCTTCCCCGAGATACGCTCGACGCTCGATGCGCTGCGCGCCGCCGAGATGCCGCTCGCGATCCTCTCCAACGGCAACCCGGAGATGCTCGAAGCCGTGGTGCGCAACACGGGTCTCGCCGACTGCTTCAACGCGCTGCTGAGCGTCGATGCCGTGAAGGTGTTCAAGCCCGATCCGCGGGTCTATCGCCTGGTCACGGAGCATTTCGCCGTCGCCGCCGCGGACGTGTGCTTCCTGTCGTCGAACGGCTGGGACGCTCACGGCGCGGCGAGCTTCGGCTTCCGCACCCTGTGGGTGAACCGCGCCGGCGCCGCGCCGGAAGGCCTGCCCGGCACTCCGGCCGGCGAATTGCGCTCGCTGGCCGAGCTGCCGACGCTGGTCCTGCCCTAG
- a CDS encoding enoyl-CoA hydratase/isomerase family protein, which yields MRSLLEAGLDETRVRAWMAARPGAAAGYAEDVAHFGQFWRLERELRAMLPLKPQRTPAQQQAAAALLEAARESRRLFTAAHVLEVYNRLTDHMRKFVRVERLIYEAAVLVPGLCPTETEVDAERAGKQGDKDGIEIDQGILCNAVLARVDTGTHLCHAMLLPLADSLERFAAYDRDGRADLDFATVERRGQASYVTLRNPRYLNAEDAATMAPMEIAVDLALLDPQTQVCVLRGDYVEHPKYAGRRIFNAGINLTHLYYGKIDYIWYLWRDLGWVNKAMRGLARADVNPDEASGDTKEKVWISQVDTFAIGGGCQVLLVCDYNIAGADSYMTLPARKEGIIPGMANLRLPRFVGDRIARQAIMYEKRLDCDSPEGRMIIDRLAPSQDIEVAVEEAVQGLTSSGMVSARSNRVAFRVGLEPLDTFRRYAAVYAREQALCHFSPALIANLERHWNAQNRRV from the coding sequence ATGCGGAGCTTGCTGGAGGCCGGACTCGACGAGACGCGTGTGCGGGCCTGGATGGCGGCGCGGCCCGGGGCGGCGGCCGGCTATGCCGAGGACGTTGCGCATTTCGGCCAGTTCTGGCGGCTGGAGCGCGAGCTGCGCGCCATGCTGCCGCTCAAGCCGCAACGCACGCCGGCGCAGCAGCAGGCCGCTGCCGCCTTGCTCGAGGCCGCGCGCGAGAGCCGGCGGCTGTTCACCGCGGCGCACGTCCTGGAAGTCTACAACCGGCTCACCGACCACATGCGCAAGTTCGTGCGTGTCGAGCGGCTGATCTACGAGGCGGCGGTGCTGGTGCCGGGCCTGTGTCCGACCGAGACGGAGGTCGACGCCGAGCGCGCCGGCAAGCAGGGCGACAAGGACGGCATCGAGATCGACCAGGGCATCCTGTGCAATGCCGTGCTGGCGCGCGTCGACACCGGCACGCATCTGTGCCACGCCATGCTGCTGCCGCTCGCGGACTCTCTGGAGCGATTCGCCGCCTACGATCGCGACGGCAGGGCCGATCTCGACTTCGCCACCGTCGAGCGGCGCGGCCAGGCCTCGTACGTGACCTTGCGCAACCCGCGCTACCTCAACGCCGAGGACGCCGCGACCATGGCGCCGATGGAGATCGCCGTTGATCTGGCGCTGCTCGATCCGCAGACGCAGGTCTGCGTGCTGCGCGGCGACTATGTCGAGCATCCCAAGTACGCGGGCCGCCGCATCTTCAATGCCGGCATCAACCTCACCCATCTCTACTACGGCAAGATCGACTACATCTGGTACCTGTGGCGCGATCTCGGCTGGGTCAACAAGGCGATGCGCGGCCTGGCGCGCGCCGACGTCAATCCCGACGAGGCCAGCGGTGACACGAAGGAGAAGGTCTGGATCAGCCAGGTCGACACCTTCGCGATCGGCGGCGGCTGCCAGGTGCTGCTGGTCTGCGACTACAACATCGCCGGCGCCGACTCCTACATGACCTTGCCGGCGCGCAAGGAAGGCATCATTCCCGGCATGGCCAATCTGCGCCTGCCGCGCTTCGTCGGCGATCGCATCGCGCGCCAGGCGATCATGTACGAGAAGCGGCTGGACTGCGACAGCCCGGAAGGCCGGATGATCATCGACAGGCTGGCGCCGTCGCAGGACATCGAGGTGGCGGTCGAGGAGGCGGTGCAGGGGCTCACCAGCTCCGGCATGGTGAGCGCGCGCAGCAACCGCGTTGCCTTCCGCGTCGGCCTCGAGCCGCTCGACACCTTCCGGCGCTACGCCGCCGTCTATGCCCGCGAGCAGGCGCTCTGCCATTTCAGCCCGGCGCTGATCGCCAACCTCGAGCGCCACTGGAACGCGCAGAACCGCAGGGTCTAG